In one window of Duganella dendranthematis DNA:
- a CDS encoding MFS transporter: MSNAAYGLLGAPLAMAALPLFVQLPAYYATHLGMALAPLGIVLFAAHLIDMLQDPLLGHLLDRAPTQRRRWMTLGAGILVLAFAALWLPPASVPTGAWLALMLVIAYGAHSLVNIAYLAWGAQLSGTIGAVAWREGLGLAGMLTASLVPAAILAGDPTQIRPRLATYSLAFAVLMAAAMFALLRHAPAAQQRHASTGWRDTWRALASNRPLRALLLPYFLNALSVAIPATLALFYIADQLGAPQLSGIFLACYFGAAACGLPAWTALAHKWGPLRCWRLGMLLSVAGFCGAALLGKGDLIPYAAVCIAAGAALGADLALPPVMLGQALGERLGAGFGLFTLLGKLALAIAGLTLPLLAWLDYTPGHGGGTSLVMAYSVLPCLFKLLAMATLGRYSASVPVTNGSTT; encoded by the coding sequence ATGAGCAACGCCGCCTACGGCCTGCTAGGCGCACCGCTGGCAATGGCCGCCTTGCCGCTGTTTGTGCAACTGCCAGCGTACTACGCCACTCACCTCGGCATGGCACTGGCGCCGCTGGGCATCGTACTATTCGCCGCACACCTGATCGATATGCTGCAAGACCCATTGCTCGGCCACCTGCTCGACCGTGCACCAACCCAACGCCGCCGCTGGATGACGCTCGGCGCCGGCATCCTGGTGCTGGCGTTCGCCGCACTGTGGCTGCCACCTGCCAGCGTGCCGACCGGCGCATGGCTGGCGCTCATGCTGGTGATAGCCTATGGCGCACACAGCCTGGTCAACATCGCCTACCTCGCCTGGGGCGCACAGCTAAGCGGCACCATCGGCGCAGTGGCATGGCGCGAAGGCTTGGGACTGGCCGGCATGCTGACCGCCAGCCTCGTCCCAGCCGCCATTCTGGCCGGCGATCCGACACAGATCCGTCCGCGTCTTGCCACCTACAGCCTGGCCTTCGCCGTGCTGATGGCTGCAGCCATGTTCGCCCTGCTGCGCCATGCGCCCGCCGCGCAACAGCGTCATGCCTCGACCGGGTGGCGTGACACCTGGCGCGCACTGGCCAGCAATCGCCCACTGCGCGCTCTACTGCTGCCGTACTTCCTGAATGCGCTGTCGGTCGCGATTCCCGCGACACTGGCCCTGTTCTACATCGCCGACCAACTCGGCGCGCCACAACTGTCCGGCATCTTCCTGGCCTGCTACTTCGGCGCTGCCGCCTGCGGCCTACCGGCCTGGACCGCACTCGCCCACAAGTGGGGACCACTCCGCTGCTGGCGGCTGGGTATGCTGTTATCAGTAGCCGGCTTCTGCGGCGCGGCCTTGCTCGGCAAAGGAGACCTGATTCCCTACGCGGCAGTGTGCATCGCCGCCGGCGCCGCGCTGGGCGCCGACCTTGCGCTGCCGCCGGTAATGCTGGGCCAAGCGCTCGGAGAACGGCTCGGTGCGGGCTTCGGCCTATTCACCCTGCTCGGCAAACTGGCGCTGGCCATCGCCGGTCTCACGCTGCCACTGCTGGCTTGGCTGGACTACACCCCCGGTCATGGCGGCGGCACCAGCCTGGTGATGGCCTACAGCGTGCTGCCCTGCCTGTTCAAGCTGCTGGCGATGGCCACATTGGGCCGCTACAGCGCCTCCGTACCAGTCACCAACGGGAGTACGACATGA
- a CDS encoding chalcone isomerase family protein: MLFNSTCTKPDRQRRLCAALLAYMAISLTAAAVTVNACASGVASAIGAAANGAASDSAPWRATLPQAQPLGGGDMTWFGLRIYRATLWSASKPFDAAQPFALQLSYYRHISRQRLVSTSMDEIRRLSRAPLPAATLARWEALLTSAFVDVSEGDQLIGVYQPGHGMQLYDRQRLLADLDDEALARAFFDIWLNPDSRDNKLRQRLIGTTP, translated from the coding sequence ATGTTGTTCAATTCCACCTGCACAAAGCCTGACCGCCAGCGGCGGCTGTGCGCAGCGCTGCTGGCCTACATGGCGATCAGCTTGACCGCCGCGGCCGTGACCGTTAACGCCTGCGCGAGCGGAGTAGCTTCAGCCATCGGCGCAGCTGCGAACGGGGCCGCTTCGGACTCCGCGCCGTGGCGCGCCACGCTGCCGCAAGCGCAGCCACTCGGCGGCGGCGACATGACGTGGTTCGGCCTGCGTATCTACCGCGCCACTTTGTGGTCGGCCAGCAAGCCATTCGACGCTGCCCAGCCCTTCGCGCTCCAGCTCAGCTACTACCGGCATATCAGCCGGCAGCGGCTGGTTTCCACCAGCATGGATGAAATCCGCCGCCTCAGCCGCGCACCGTTGCCCGCCGCCACCTTGGCCCGTTGGGAAGCGTTGCTGACATCGGCGTTTGTCGACGTCAGCGAAGGCGATCAGCTGATCGGCGTCTACCAGCCAGGCCATGGCATGCAGCTATACGACCGTCAGCGCCTGCTGGCCGACCTCGACGACGAAGCCCTGGCCCGCGCCTTCTTCGACATCTGGCTCAATCCAGACAGCCGCGACAACAAACTGCGCCAGCGCCTGATCGGAACCACGCCATGA
- a CDS encoding DUF2177 family protein, whose amino-acid sequence MSASAQVQALSVQQWLFAYGGALLVLLVLDALWIGLYMASAYKEALGDLMLPQPRIAAAAVFYLVYAIGVVFLAVAPGLRALSWQTAALHGLVLGLIAYGTYDLTNYSILKAWPLGLSLADIAWGGFLTAAAATAGWFVADRWA is encoded by the coding sequence ATGTCGGCATCCGCGCAAGTTCAGGCACTGAGTGTGCAGCAATGGTTGTTTGCTTATGGCGGCGCCTTGCTGGTGCTGCTGGTGCTGGACGCGTTGTGGATCGGCCTGTACATGGCGTCCGCCTACAAGGAGGCGCTGGGCGATTTGATGTTGCCGCAGCCGCGCATCGCTGCGGCAGCGGTGTTTTATCTGGTGTACGCGATCGGCGTGGTGTTCCTGGCCGTGGCGCCCGGCTTGCGCGCGCTCAGCTGGCAGACGGCGGCGCTGCACGGTCTGGTGCTGGGCTTGATTGCCTACGGCACCTACGACCTGACCAATTATTCGATCCTCAAGGCATGGCCGTTGGGCTTGTCGCTGGCAGATATCGCCTGGGGCGGCTTTCTGACTGCGGCCGCGGCAACGGCCGGCTGGTTCGTGGCCGACCGCTGGGCTTAA
- a CDS encoding SDR family NAD(P)-dependent oxidoreductase gives MQPLNAPIRDWTGLRVWIIGASSGIGAALATEALQAGARVALSARRADRLQAVAGTHPQALVEQFDILDRDAWSQRHAHICDTFGGVDLIIFCAADYRPERSWEVDPERAGQTLATNLGSVYTGLATVLPAMLARGNGSIAIVASVAGYFGLPNASVYGPTKAALINLAELLYVDLRPRGLNVYLINPGFVQTPLTAKNEFTMPALQTPTEAARAIRHGIMAGRFEIHFPRRFTLAMKLVRWLPYRLRFPLVSRLVRP, from the coding sequence ATGCAACCCTTGAACGCTCCTATCCGCGACTGGACTGGCCTGCGCGTATGGATCATCGGCGCCTCTAGCGGCATTGGCGCGGCGCTGGCCACCGAAGCGCTGCAAGCCGGCGCCCGCGTCGCGCTGTCGGCAAGGCGCGCAGACCGCTTGCAAGCCGTCGCCGGCACGCATCCACAAGCGCTGGTGGAACAATTCGACATTCTGGACCGCGACGCCTGGAGCCAGCGCCACGCGCACATCTGCGACACATTCGGCGGCGTCGACCTGATCATCTTCTGCGCAGCCGACTACCGCCCAGAGCGCAGCTGGGAAGTCGACCCCGAGCGCGCCGGGCAGACGCTGGCAACCAATCTGGGCAGCGTCTACACCGGCCTGGCCACCGTGTTGCCGGCGATGCTGGCGCGCGGCAACGGCAGCATCGCCATCGTCGCCAGCGTGGCAGGCTACTTTGGCCTGCCCAACGCCAGCGTGTACGGCCCCACCAAAGCCGCCCTGATCAACTTGGCCGAATTGCTGTACGTCGACTTGCGTCCACGCGGACTCAACGTCTACCTGATCAATCCCGGCTTCGTGCAGACGCCGCTGACGGCCAAGAACGAGTTCACCATGCCAGCGCTGCAAACCCCGACCGAAGCAGCACGCGCAATCCGCCACGGCATCATGGCCGGACGGTTCGAAATCCACTTCCCGCGCCGCTTCACCTTGGCAATGAAACTGGTGCGCTGGCTACCTTACCGCCTGAGGTTTCCTTTGGTATCACGACTGGTGCGACCATGA
- a CDS encoding DUF3833 domain-containing protein — MKHWIPTLLAILLAGCAGPDVQQYRAATPVLDPADYFEGITDAWGMFQKRDGEVTKRFHVEITGSRHQDTLTLDEHFRYDDGTTQQRVWRLVRDDDKNGEQHWRGTAGDVKGEAQGTAAGNALRWQYTLLLPVDGTTYEMQFDDWMFLIDRCTMVNRASMRKFGIEFGQVTLMFRRRACNP, encoded by the coding sequence ATGAAACACTGGATTCCAACCTTGCTGGCAATCCTGCTGGCCGGCTGCGCTGGTCCCGACGTCCAGCAATACCGGGCGGCGACACCGGTGCTGGACCCTGCCGATTACTTTGAAGGCATCACCGACGCCTGGGGCATGTTCCAGAAGCGCGATGGCGAGGTGACTAAACGCTTCCACGTCGAAATAACCGGCAGCCGGCACCAAGACACCCTGACGCTGGACGAACACTTCCGCTACGACGACGGCACCACGCAGCAGCGTGTCTGGCGGCTGGTGCGCGACGACGACAAAAACGGCGAGCAACATTGGCGCGGTACAGCCGGCGACGTCAAGGGTGAAGCACAAGGCACGGCGGCGGGCAACGCGCTGCGCTGGCAATACACGCTACTGCTGCCAGTGGATGGCACAACCTACGAAATGCAATTCGACGACTGGATGTTCCTGATCGACCGCTGCACCATGGTCAACCGCGCCAGCATGCGCAAGTTCGGCATCGAGTTCGGCCAGGTGACACTGATGTTCCGGAGGCGCGCATGCAACCCTTGA
- a CDS encoding M17 family peptidase N-terminal domain-containing protein has protein sequence MTDTQSTPARLPIGSADGVAFDVVAWGPAHADVDFSVACMFEHEVEGAAIAGGLLELDEALGKQLTRLRTDGFFGGQPMETLLITQPPTGVTARAVLVIGLGDPSTLDGERLRQATRVAMREAIRYGARSMAFAPSVLDAGHTNNAGLNMQEVMLDGMLGALRTELALAAAGLTARPALQQCTFDVGAPRLAGAAESFAAAFEGLFEAD, from the coding sequence ATGACCGATACCCAATCAACTCCAGCACGCCTGCCGATCGGTTCCGCCGACGGCGTGGCCTTCGATGTCGTCGCCTGGGGCCCGGCCCATGCCGATGTGGACTTCAGCGTGGCCTGCATGTTCGAGCATGAAGTGGAAGGCGCCGCCATCGCCGGCGGCTTGCTGGAACTGGACGAGGCGCTGGGCAAGCAACTGACGCGCTTGCGTACCGACGGCTTTTTCGGCGGCCAGCCGATGGAAACCTTGCTGATCACGCAGCCGCCAACCGGCGTCACGGCGCGCGCGGTGCTGGTAATCGGCCTCGGCGATCCGTCCACGCTGGACGGCGAACGGCTGCGGCAAGCCACTCGCGTGGCCATGCGCGAAGCGATCCGCTACGGCGCGCGCAGCATGGCTTTCGCACCGAGCGTGCTGGACGCTGGTCATACCAATAATGCAGGATTGAATATGCAGGAAGTGATGCTGGACGGGATGCTCGGCGCCTTGCGCACCGAGTTGGCGCTGGCGGCGGCCGGCCTGACGGCGCGGCCTGCGCTCCAGCAATGCACGTTTGACGTCGGCGCGCCGCGCCTGGCTGGCGCGGCGGAGTCCTTCGCTGCCGCGTTTGAAGGACTGTTTGAAGCTGACTAG
- a CDS encoding nuclear transport factor 2 family protein: protein MDQLEPLLTWYAALTPHNLHRTVEFYAVDAHFRDPFNDVRGVAAIEAILRHMLEHTDNPHFVIGERIVQSERAFVTWTFVCTLRGHTYEIAGGTHFHFNANGLVTLHRDYWDAAEELLQKLPLVGAPIRWLRRRFAVKVD from the coding sequence ATCGACCAACTGGAGCCGCTGCTCACCTGGTACGCGGCGCTAACGCCGCATAACCTGCACCGGACGGTGGAGTTTTACGCCGTCGACGCCCACTTCCGCGATCCGTTCAACGACGTGCGCGGCGTCGCTGCGATTGAAGCCATCCTGCGCCATATGTTAGAGCACACCGACAACCCGCACTTCGTTATCGGCGAACGCATCGTACAATCGGAACGGGCGTTTGTGACGTGGACGTTTGTCTGCACACTGCGCGGGCATACGTATGAGATCGCCGGCGGCACGCATTTTCACTTCAATGCCAACGGCTTGGTCACGCTGCACCGGGATTATTGGGACGCCGCCGAAGAACTGCTACAGAAGCTGCCACTGGTAGGCGCGCCGATCCGCTGGCTGCGGCGGCGCTTCGCCGTTAAAGTGGATTAA
- a CDS encoding MFS family transporter, which produces MTVTEQPHYTAEEKRKRVFAIISASSGNLVEWFDFYVYSFASIYFASQFFPSGNPTAEFLKSAAVFAVGFLMRPIGGWLFGRIADRVGRKKSMVISVLMMCGGSLAIAVLPTYATIGVAAPILLLLIRMFQGLSVGGEYGTTATYMSEVALRGQRGFFSSFQYVTLIGGQLLAVLTVVIMEQFLTDADLKAWGWRIPFVVGAIAALISLVLRRTLHETIKAEDMNHKEAGTLAGIFKNHRAAFITVIGYTAGGSLIFYTFTTYMQKYLVNTSGMAPKTASVVMTGALFLYMCMQPLFGMLADRIGRRHSMMLFGGLGALGTYPILAMLHGNSSPYVAFALITVALAIVSLYTSIGGLVKAEMFPPEVRALGVGFSYAIANAIFGGSAEFVALSFKNAGHETGFFTYVTIMMVVAFLFSMRLPKTPSYLHTDH; this is translated from the coding sequence ATGACCGTCACCGAACAACCTCACTACACTGCTGAAGAAAAACGCAAACGCGTGTTTGCCATCATCAGCGCCTCCTCCGGCAACCTGGTGGAATGGTTTGACTTCTACGTCTATTCCTTCGCCTCGATTTACTTTGCCAGCCAGTTCTTCCCCAGCGGGAACCCCACTGCGGAATTCCTGAAATCCGCCGCCGTGTTTGCCGTCGGCTTTCTGATGCGCCCCATCGGCGGCTGGCTGTTCGGCCGCATCGCCGACCGCGTCGGCCGCAAGAAGTCGATGGTGATTTCCGTACTGATGATGTGCGGCGGCTCATTGGCGATTGCCGTCCTGCCGACCTACGCCACCATCGGGGTCGCCGCGCCGATCCTGCTGCTGTTAATCCGCATGTTCCAGGGCCTGTCGGTCGGCGGCGAGTACGGCACCACCGCCACCTATATGAGCGAAGTGGCGCTGCGCGGCCAGCGCGGTTTCTTCTCGTCGTTCCAGTACGTTACGCTGATCGGCGGCCAGTTGCTGGCGGTGCTGACGGTGGTGATCATGGAACAGTTCCTTACGGACGCCGACCTGAAGGCCTGGGGCTGGCGCATTCCGTTCGTGGTTGGCGCGATTGCCGCGCTGATCTCGCTGGTGCTGCGCCGCACGCTGCATGAGACCATCAAGGCCGAGGACATGAACCACAAGGAAGCCGGCACGCTGGCCGGTATCTTCAAGAACCACCGCGCCGCCTTCATCACGGTGATCGGCTACACGGCCGGCGGTTCGCTGATCTTCTACACCTTCACCACGTATATGCAGAAGTACCTGGTCAACACTTCCGGCATGGCGCCCAAGACCGCCAGCGTGGTCATGACCGGCGCGCTGTTCCTGTATATGTGCATGCAGCCGCTGTTCGGCATGCTGGCCGACCGCATCGGCCGCCGCCATTCGATGATGCTGTTCGGCGGCCTCGGCGCGCTGGGCACCTATCCGATCCTGGCCATGTTGCACGGCAACAGCAGCCCGTATGTGGCGTTTGCGCTGATTACCGTGGCGCTGGCCATCGTCAGCCTGTACACCTCGATCGGTGGCCTGGTGAAGGCCGAGATGTTCCCGCCGGAAGTGCGCGCGCTGGGCGTCGGTTTCTCGTACGCGATCGCCAACGCCATCTTCGGCGGCTCGGCCGAATTCGTCGCGCTGTCGTTCAAAAACGCCGGCCATGAAACCGGCTTCTTCACCTACGTGACCATCATGATGGTGGTGGCCTTCCTGTTCAGCATGCGACTGCCGAAAACGCCGTCGTACCTGCACACGGATCACTAA